In Antechinus flavipes isolate AdamAnt ecotype Samford, QLD, Australia chromosome 3, AdamAnt_v2, whole genome shotgun sequence, a genomic segment contains:
- the CAMTA1 gene encoding calmodulin-binding transcription activator 1 isoform X10, whose amino-acid sequence MNEDNQFRMSILERLEQMERRMAEMTGSQQHKQGVGGGSSGGSNGSGNGGSQAQCASGTGTMGSCFESRVVVVCEKMMSRACWAKSKHLIHSKTFRGMTLLHLAAAQGYATLIQTLIKWRTKHADSIDLELEVDPLNVDHFSCTPLMWACALGHMDAAVVLYKWDRRAISIPDSLGRLPLSIARSRGHVKLAECLEQLQRDEQVQLGQNPRIHCPPSGESHTNSWITQWHGETITSSEPQKGITVIASTNPELRRPRSEPSNYYSSESHKDYPAPKKHKLNPEYFQPRQEKLLSTALSLEQPSIRKQSPSSKQCVSETISPTEGIRDYSREVSPHTPEAAGFRGSGAQPGVKWNSKDLYIGVSAVQVTGSQKGAGLSKDPAPPRLRPREQMSVLMMADREMVDAELLSYRDNVENEACLQHMDDLQVNMMTLAEHIIEATPDRIKRENFVPLEPTAAERTDAAAISSTMSWLASYLADVDHLPTAAQIRTLYNEPLTPSSNTSLSPVGSPNSEMAFEKPSLPSAADWSEFLSASTSEKVENEFAQLTLSDHEQRELYEAAKLVQTAFRKYKGRPLQEQQEVAAAVIQRCYRKYKQLTWIALKYALYKKMTQAAILIQSKFRSYYEQKKFQQSRRAAVLIQQYYRSYKECGKSKQSRRAAALVQQKLRSSLLTKKQDQAARKIMRFLRRCRHSPLADHRLYKRGLNIFGTQRVKELKKAKELEDPQQQQHPVAM is encoded by the exons ATAACCAGTTCAGGATGTCCATCCTGGAGAGGCTGGAGCAGATGGAAAGGAGGATGGCTGAGATGACGGGATCCCAGCAGCACAAACAGGGTGTTGGAGGCGGTAGCAGTGGAGGCAGCAACGGGAGCGGGAATGGAGGAAGCCAGGCACAA TGTGCATCTGGGACCGGGACTATGGGGAGCTGCTTCGAGAGCCGGGTGGTGGTGGTTTGTGAAAAGATGATGAGTCGCGCCTGCTGGGCCAAGTCTAAGCACCTCATCCACTCCAAGACTTTCCGGGGAATGACCCTCTTGCACCTAGCTGCAGCCCAGGGCTACGCCACACTGATCCAGACCCTCATCAAATGGCG AACTAAGCATGCTGATAGCATTGATTTAGAATTGGAGGTTGACCCTTTGAATGTGGATCACTTCTCATGCACTCCTCTg ATGTGGGCATGCGCTCTGGGACACATGGATGCTGCTGTTGTGCTGTACAAATGGGACCGCCGAGCTATTTCTATTCCTGACTCCCTGGGAAGGCTGCCTCTGTCAATTGCCCGGTCCCGGGGTCACGTGAAATTGGCAGAGTGTCTGGAGCAGCTGCAGAGAGATGAGCAGGTTCAGCTCGGACAGAACCCCAGAATCCATTGCCCTCCAAGTGGAGAATCCCATACCAACAGCTGGATAACCCAGTGGCATGGGGAAACCATCACCTCCTCAGAACCACAAAAGGGAATCACTGTTATTGCAAGTACAAATCCAG AGCTAAGAAGACCTAGGTCTGAGCCCTCTAATTACTATAGCAGTGAGAGCCACAAAGATTATCCTGCTCCCAAAAAGCATAAATTGAACCCTGAGTACTTCCAGCCGAGACAGGAGAAACTGCTCTCCACTGCACTGAGTCTAGAACAACCAAGTATCAGAAAGCAGAGCCCCAGTTCCAAGCAATGTGTCTCTGAGACAATCAGCCCCACTGAAGGAATAAGGGATTATAGCCGGGAAGTCTCCCCTCACACTCCAGAGGCTGCAGGATTCCGAGGCTCTGGAGCTCAGCCTGGAGTCAAGTGGAACTCCAAAGACCTTTACATTGGTGTGTCTGCAGTGCAGGTAACAGGAAGCCAGAAGGGAGCCGGCCTAAGCAAGGACCCAGCACCACCCCGGCTTCGCCCACGGGAACAGATGAGTGTCCTAATGATGGCTGACAGAGAGATGGTAGATGCTGAGTTGTTGTCCTACCGAGACAACGTGGAGAATGAGGCTTGCTTGCAACACATGGATGACTTACAG gTAAATATGATGACCTTGGCAGAACACATTATTGAGGCAACACCTGACCGGATCAAGCGAGAGAATTTTGTGCCCTTGGAGCCCACAGCAGCGGAGAGGACAGATGCTGCAGCCATTAGCAGCACAATGAGCTGGCTGGCCAGTTACCTTGCTGATGTCGATCATCTACCAACTGCTGCACAGATCAG aaCTCTATATAATGAGCCCCTGACCCCTTCTTCTAACACCAGCTTGAGCCCTGTAGGCTCACCAAACAGTGAAATGGCATTTGAGAAACCAAGCCTTCCCTCAGCAGCAGACTGGTCTGAATTCCTGAGTGCATCCACCAGTGAAAAGGTAGAAAATGAATTTGCTCAGTTAACTCTGTCTGATCATGAGCAGAGAGAACTCTATGAAGCTGCCAAGCTTGTCCAGACAGCTTTCAGAAAATACAAG gGTCGTCCCTTACAGGAACAGCAGGAAGTTGCTGCTGCTGTCATTCAGCGTTGTTATAGAAAATACAAACAG CTGACATGGATAGCCTTGAAG TATGCACTTTATAAAAAGATGACACAGGCTGCCATCCTTATCCAGAGCAAATTCCGAAGCTATTATGAGCAGAAAAAATTCCAGCAGAGCAGACGTGCTGCTGTGCTGATCCAACAGTACTACCGGAGCTACAAGGAATGTGGCAAAAGCAAGCAGAGCCGCAGAGCCGCTGCCCTGGTACAGCAGAAGCTCAG GAGCAGTCTCCTAACCAAGAAGCAGGATCAAGCTGCTCGAAAGATAATGAGGTTTCTACGCCGCTGTCGCCACAG CCCTCTGGCGGACCATAGGCTGTACAAAAGG GGACTGAATATTTTTGGAACACAGAG agtgaaagaattgaaaaaggccAAGGAACTTGAAGAcccgcagcagcagcagcatcccgTAGCAATGTGA
- the CAMTA1 gene encoding calmodulin-binding transcription activator 1 isoform X11, translating into MSILERLEQMERRMAEMTGSQQHKQGVGGGSSGGSNGSGNGGSQAQCASGTGTMGSCFESRVVVVCEKMMSRACWAKSKHLIHSKTFRGMTLLHLAAAQGYATLIQTLIKWRTKHADSIDLELEVDPLNVDHFSCTPLMWACALGHMDAAVVLYKWDRRAISIPDSLGRLPLSIARSRGHVKLAECLEQLQRDEQVQLGQNPRIHCPPSGESHTNSWITQWHGETITSSEPQKGITVIASTNPELRRPRSEPSNYYSSESHKDYPAPKKHKLNPEYFQPRQEKLLSTALSLEQPSIRKQSPSSKQCVSETISPTEGIRDYSREVSPHTPEAAGFRGSGAQPGVKWNSKDLYIGVSAVQVTGSQKGAGLSKDPAPPRLRPREQMSVLMMADREMVDAELLSYRDNVENEACLQHMDDLQVNMMTLAEHIIEATPDRIKRENFVPLEPTAAERTDAAAISSTMSWLASYLADVDHLPTAAQIRTLYNEPLTPSSNTSLSPVGSPNSEMAFEKPSLPSAADWSEFLSASTSEKVENEFAQLTLSDHEQRELYEAAKLVQTAFRKYKGRPLQEQQEVAAAVIQRCYRKYKQLTWIALKYALYKKMTQAAILIQSKFRSYYEQKKFQQSRRAAVLIQQYYRSYKECGKSKQSRRAAALVQQKLRSSLLTKKQDQAARKIMRFLRRCRHSPLADHRLYKRGLNIFGTQRVKELKKAKELEDPQQQQHPVAM; encoded by the exons ATGTCCATCCTGGAGAGGCTGGAGCAGATGGAAAGGAGGATGGCTGAGATGACGGGATCCCAGCAGCACAAACAGGGTGTTGGAGGCGGTAGCAGTGGAGGCAGCAACGGGAGCGGGAATGGAGGAAGCCAGGCACAA TGTGCATCTGGGACCGGGACTATGGGGAGCTGCTTCGAGAGCCGGGTGGTGGTGGTTTGTGAAAAGATGATGAGTCGCGCCTGCTGGGCCAAGTCTAAGCACCTCATCCACTCCAAGACTTTCCGGGGAATGACCCTCTTGCACCTAGCTGCAGCCCAGGGCTACGCCACACTGATCCAGACCCTCATCAAATGGCG AACTAAGCATGCTGATAGCATTGATTTAGAATTGGAGGTTGACCCTTTGAATGTGGATCACTTCTCATGCACTCCTCTg ATGTGGGCATGCGCTCTGGGACACATGGATGCTGCTGTTGTGCTGTACAAATGGGACCGCCGAGCTATTTCTATTCCTGACTCCCTGGGAAGGCTGCCTCTGTCAATTGCCCGGTCCCGGGGTCACGTGAAATTGGCAGAGTGTCTGGAGCAGCTGCAGAGAGATGAGCAGGTTCAGCTCGGACAGAACCCCAGAATCCATTGCCCTCCAAGTGGAGAATCCCATACCAACAGCTGGATAACCCAGTGGCATGGGGAAACCATCACCTCCTCAGAACCACAAAAGGGAATCACTGTTATTGCAAGTACAAATCCAG AGCTAAGAAGACCTAGGTCTGAGCCCTCTAATTACTATAGCAGTGAGAGCCACAAAGATTATCCTGCTCCCAAAAAGCATAAATTGAACCCTGAGTACTTCCAGCCGAGACAGGAGAAACTGCTCTCCACTGCACTGAGTCTAGAACAACCAAGTATCAGAAAGCAGAGCCCCAGTTCCAAGCAATGTGTCTCTGAGACAATCAGCCCCACTGAAGGAATAAGGGATTATAGCCGGGAAGTCTCCCCTCACACTCCAGAGGCTGCAGGATTCCGAGGCTCTGGAGCTCAGCCTGGAGTCAAGTGGAACTCCAAAGACCTTTACATTGGTGTGTCTGCAGTGCAGGTAACAGGAAGCCAGAAGGGAGCCGGCCTAAGCAAGGACCCAGCACCACCCCGGCTTCGCCCACGGGAACAGATGAGTGTCCTAATGATGGCTGACAGAGAGATGGTAGATGCTGAGTTGTTGTCCTACCGAGACAACGTGGAGAATGAGGCTTGCTTGCAACACATGGATGACTTACAG gTAAATATGATGACCTTGGCAGAACACATTATTGAGGCAACACCTGACCGGATCAAGCGAGAGAATTTTGTGCCCTTGGAGCCCACAGCAGCGGAGAGGACAGATGCTGCAGCCATTAGCAGCACAATGAGCTGGCTGGCCAGTTACCTTGCTGATGTCGATCATCTACCAACTGCTGCACAGATCAG aaCTCTATATAATGAGCCCCTGACCCCTTCTTCTAACACCAGCTTGAGCCCTGTAGGCTCACCAAACAGTGAAATGGCATTTGAGAAACCAAGCCTTCCCTCAGCAGCAGACTGGTCTGAATTCCTGAGTGCATCCACCAGTGAAAAGGTAGAAAATGAATTTGCTCAGTTAACTCTGTCTGATCATGAGCAGAGAGAACTCTATGAAGCTGCCAAGCTTGTCCAGACAGCTTTCAGAAAATACAAG gGTCGTCCCTTACAGGAACAGCAGGAAGTTGCTGCTGCTGTCATTCAGCGTTGTTATAGAAAATACAAACAG CTGACATGGATAGCCTTGAAG TATGCACTTTATAAAAAGATGACACAGGCTGCCATCCTTATCCAGAGCAAATTCCGAAGCTATTATGAGCAGAAAAAATTCCAGCAGAGCAGACGTGCTGCTGTGCTGATCCAACAGTACTACCGGAGCTACAAGGAATGTGGCAAAAGCAAGCAGAGCCGCAGAGCCGCTGCCCTGGTACAGCAGAAGCTCAG GAGCAGTCTCCTAACCAAGAAGCAGGATCAAGCTGCTCGAAAGATAATGAGGTTTCTACGCCGCTGTCGCCACAG CCCTCTGGCGGACCATAGGCTGTACAAAAGG GGACTGAATATTTTTGGAACACAGAG agtgaaagaattgaaaaaggccAAGGAACTTGAAGAcccgcagcagcagcagcatcccgTAGCAATGTGA
- the CAMTA1 gene encoding calmodulin-binding transcription activator 1 isoform X9 codes for MSLPLPPRCSPPLRSPSVPTWLRSAPLPRYPALAPAGPESDNQFRMSILERLEQMERRMAEMTGSQQHKQGVGGGSSGGSNGSGNGGSQAQCASGTGTMGSCFESRVVVVCEKMMSRACWAKSKHLIHSKTFRGMTLLHLAAAQGYATLIQTLIKWRTKHADSIDLELEVDPLNVDHFSCTPLMWACALGHMDAAVVLYKWDRRAISIPDSLGRLPLSIARSRGHVKLAECLEQLQRDEQVQLGQNPRIHCPPSGESHTNSWITQWHGETITSSEPQKGITVIASTNPELRRPRSEPSNYYSSESHKDYPAPKKHKLNPEYFQPRQEKLLSTALSLEQPSIRKQSPSSKQCVSETISPTEGIRDYSREVSPHTPEAAGFRGSGAQPGVKWNSKDLYIGVSAVQVTGSQKGAGLSKDPAPPRLRPREQMSVLMMADREMVDAELLSYRDNVENEACLQHMDDLQVNMMTLAEHIIEATPDRIKRENFVPLEPTAAERTDAAAISSTMSWLASYLADVDHLPTAAQIRTLYNEPLTPSSNTSLSPVGSPNSEMAFEKPSLPSAADWSEFLSASTSEKVENEFAQLTLSDHEQRELYEAAKLVQTAFRKYKGRPLQEQQEVAAAVIQRCYRKYKQLTWIALKYALYKKMTQAAILIQSKFRSYYEQKKFQQSRRAAVLIQQYYRSYKECGKSKQSRRAAALVQQKLRSSLLTKKQDQAARKIMRFLRRCRHSPLADHRLYKRGLNIFGTQRVKELKKAKELEDPQQQQHPVAM; via the exons ATAACCAGTTCAGGATGTCCATCCTGGAGAGGCTGGAGCAGATGGAAAGGAGGATGGCTGAGATGACGGGATCCCAGCAGCACAAACAGGGTGTTGGAGGCGGTAGCAGTGGAGGCAGCAACGGGAGCGGGAATGGAGGAAGCCAGGCACAA TGTGCATCTGGGACCGGGACTATGGGGAGCTGCTTCGAGAGCCGGGTGGTGGTGGTTTGTGAAAAGATGATGAGTCGCGCCTGCTGGGCCAAGTCTAAGCACCTCATCCACTCCAAGACTTTCCGGGGAATGACCCTCTTGCACCTAGCTGCAGCCCAGGGCTACGCCACACTGATCCAGACCCTCATCAAATGGCG AACTAAGCATGCTGATAGCATTGATTTAGAATTGGAGGTTGACCCTTTGAATGTGGATCACTTCTCATGCACTCCTCTg ATGTGGGCATGCGCTCTGGGACACATGGATGCTGCTGTTGTGCTGTACAAATGGGACCGCCGAGCTATTTCTATTCCTGACTCCCTGGGAAGGCTGCCTCTGTCAATTGCCCGGTCCCGGGGTCACGTGAAATTGGCAGAGTGTCTGGAGCAGCTGCAGAGAGATGAGCAGGTTCAGCTCGGACAGAACCCCAGAATCCATTGCCCTCCAAGTGGAGAATCCCATACCAACAGCTGGATAACCCAGTGGCATGGGGAAACCATCACCTCCTCAGAACCACAAAAGGGAATCACTGTTATTGCAAGTACAAATCCAG AGCTAAGAAGACCTAGGTCTGAGCCCTCTAATTACTATAGCAGTGAGAGCCACAAAGATTATCCTGCTCCCAAAAAGCATAAATTGAACCCTGAGTACTTCCAGCCGAGACAGGAGAAACTGCTCTCCACTGCACTGAGTCTAGAACAACCAAGTATCAGAAAGCAGAGCCCCAGTTCCAAGCAATGTGTCTCTGAGACAATCAGCCCCACTGAAGGAATAAGGGATTATAGCCGGGAAGTCTCCCCTCACACTCCAGAGGCTGCAGGATTCCGAGGCTCTGGAGCTCAGCCTGGAGTCAAGTGGAACTCCAAAGACCTTTACATTGGTGTGTCTGCAGTGCAGGTAACAGGAAGCCAGAAGGGAGCCGGCCTAAGCAAGGACCCAGCACCACCCCGGCTTCGCCCACGGGAACAGATGAGTGTCCTAATGATGGCTGACAGAGAGATGGTAGATGCTGAGTTGTTGTCCTACCGAGACAACGTGGAGAATGAGGCTTGCTTGCAACACATGGATGACTTACAG gTAAATATGATGACCTTGGCAGAACACATTATTGAGGCAACACCTGACCGGATCAAGCGAGAGAATTTTGTGCCCTTGGAGCCCACAGCAGCGGAGAGGACAGATGCTGCAGCCATTAGCAGCACAATGAGCTGGCTGGCCAGTTACCTTGCTGATGTCGATCATCTACCAACTGCTGCACAGATCAG aaCTCTATATAATGAGCCCCTGACCCCTTCTTCTAACACCAGCTTGAGCCCTGTAGGCTCACCAAACAGTGAAATGGCATTTGAGAAACCAAGCCTTCCCTCAGCAGCAGACTGGTCTGAATTCCTGAGTGCATCCACCAGTGAAAAGGTAGAAAATGAATTTGCTCAGTTAACTCTGTCTGATCATGAGCAGAGAGAACTCTATGAAGCTGCCAAGCTTGTCCAGACAGCTTTCAGAAAATACAAG gGTCGTCCCTTACAGGAACAGCAGGAAGTTGCTGCTGCTGTCATTCAGCGTTGTTATAGAAAATACAAACAG CTGACATGGATAGCCTTGAAG TATGCACTTTATAAAAAGATGACACAGGCTGCCATCCTTATCCAGAGCAAATTCCGAAGCTATTATGAGCAGAAAAAATTCCAGCAGAGCAGACGTGCTGCTGTGCTGATCCAACAGTACTACCGGAGCTACAAGGAATGTGGCAAAAGCAAGCAGAGCCGCAGAGCCGCTGCCCTGGTACAGCAGAAGCTCAG GAGCAGTCTCCTAACCAAGAAGCAGGATCAAGCTGCTCGAAAGATAATGAGGTTTCTACGCCGCTGTCGCCACAG CCCTCTGGCGGACCATAGGCTGTACAAAAGG GGACTGAATATTTTTGGAACACAGAG agtgaaagaattgaaaaaggccAAGGAACTTGAAGAcccgcagcagcagcagcatcccgTAGCAATGTGA